From the Neobacillus sp. PS3-34 genome, the window AGCCTTCTGATTGGTCTGAGCAAGTTCCTACTATAGAAGAATTAACCTTACACTTAAAAGAACAGCTTACCCGACTAAAAGAAATACCTTCCACAAGCCTTGGCGAAGCATTGAAAAAGCCTTTTCTCGGCCTTGAAACATATGGGGAACTAGCTAACATGGCTTTATTCCATGAAGGAAACCATCTTGGTCAGATTAGTGCTATGAAAAAACTAGTGGCAAAGAACATGCTTAATAAATAAAGAAAGAAAAAAGATGGGTGCCCTGGCAGGGCTTCCATCTTTTTTGCATTATATTTTTTTGAATCCTTCTTCTTCAAGATATTCGACGGCTTCTTCGTAAGTATTAAAAGTATTATCCAGATTAAGACCGAAATAAATATTCCACATTTCGTCTTCTTCAATTAGGGTAAGGGAATTATTTTCTTCGTCTGCCCAACGTTCTTCCTGCTGGTCTTCAATAATCGCTTCTTCCTCAACAGAATTTTCGTTTGGAGAAAGGGAACGAATGGAAGCGCTGATTAATTGTCTAAGTTCATCACCTGAGAAGTCGCGAATATTAACAAGGCCTTTTCGTCAGTTTGATAGCCGGATAAATTTCCCGCATATACAAAACCATTCCCATTAGGATGCAAATGATAAACAATATTCTTTTTGTCTGAAACGCTATCTTCAAAGTGAAAATTAACCCTTTTAAGGGAAACATCTTTTCTTTCTAATTCCGGAAATGATTCAATAATTGCTAATTTTTCTTCAAATGTAAGCATGTGTGCCTCCAATGTTATAAGTATCATTTTATTTTAACATAATCATCTTAAAAGCAAAGAAAGCAATTCTGCATTTACAAAAAGAAAAACGCCTGAACGGCGTTTTTCCTGGAAGATTGGAATTAGTAGCCTCTTACCATAGAAGAACCTACAATAATCAATAAAATAAAAAGCACCACGATTAACGCAAAATTACTTGAACCACCATGTCCACCCATTTTTTTTCACCTCCGCCGAATCATTGATACATCCTATGCAAAAAAAAATACTCGTGATTGGACAGACACACTAGGATTTTTAACTATCTTTAAAAAAAAGAAGACAAAAATACTTTAAGTTAGAATGTCTATTTGCCAGCAAAAACAGCGGAAGTTGTAATAACATATTTATCAAGAAAATATTACCCAAATTAAAGGAATGGAAATGATAAAAACAGAATTCCTATATTTCACAGAAAAAGTTAAACGTTAGGGATGAGGAAAAATGAGAAGGGTTGACGTTGTTTATGTCCTAATTAAGGATGAAGCAAATGAAAAAATATTAACGGTAAAAAACGTGAGGAAAACAGGGTTTGATTATACCCTCCCTGGGGGAGCGGTCGAAACAGGGGAAAACCTCGCTCAGGCAGCGATCCGTGAGGTCAAAGAAGAAACCGGGCTGGATGTAGAAATCGGAGAATTATTATCCTTGAATGAAGCATTCTACTCAGAGAGTGGCAATCATGTTCTGTTTTTTAC encodes:
- a CDS encoding DinB family protein, which translates into the protein MSELLFKQFELTRGFLLKAITGIDRETADIQPEGFNNTIHWHIVHVLTVTEQFMFGFPKKSKNLAVNYLELFANGTKPSDWSEQVPTIEELTLHLKEQLTRLKEIPSTSLGEALKKPFLGLETYGELANMALFHEGNHLGQISAMKKLVAKNMLNK
- a CDS encoding YjcZ family sporulation protein, whose amino-acid sequence is MGGHGGSSNFALIVVLFILLIIVGSSMVRGY
- a CDS encoding NUDIX hydrolase; the encoded protein is MRRVDVVYVLIKDEANEKILTVKNVRKTGFDYTLPGGAVETGENLAQAAIREVKEETGLDVEIGELLSLNEAFYSESGNHVLFFTFAGKRTGGELTISRRTKFRKSSGWIIPLAINRLRILEMA